In the Advenella kashmirensis WT001 genome, one interval contains:
- a CDS encoding helix-turn-helix domain-containing protein, with product MEYPDRHSATTFSSNLLANFERLGAQRFCTEELPTNQRLEWLKEVIGREYANVDVGTPDQMHLYNDMLIYFWSQGMRLSPIRSNAITIERLPKEPEHISQDCYFGVLLTKGQYKLEQGGREVFLKPGEMTIYDATEPHRVTTPGLFSKILISIPRFLLDERIANISRLTATRLSTVHGAGAITASMISSIVNQLEKLDEASFQALSEPVLELFTLSLQEVVGKTKQMSHHRSQALIRVKQFIACNLTDTDLKAEVIASAMGLSVRYINNLFNEEDTSLMRYLTQQRLARSRHYLASSLYSHLSITEVAMQSGFSNMSHFSRVFHLTYGMPPRAYRYHYQNNHGV from the coding sequence ATGGAATATCCTGACAGGCATTCAGCGACGACATTTTCTTCGAATCTGCTGGCGAATTTTGAACGGCTGGGTGCGCAGCGGTTTTGTACTGAAGAGCTGCCGACCAATCAGCGGTTGGAATGGCTCAAGGAAGTGATTGGCCGGGAGTACGCCAATGTTGATGTTGGAACGCCCGATCAGATGCATCTGTATAACGATATGTTGATTTACTTCTGGTCACAGGGGATGCGCTTGTCTCCCATACGGTCCAATGCCATTACGATAGAAAGGCTGCCAAAAGAACCAGAGCATATTTCCCAGGATTGTTATTTCGGCGTATTGTTGACCAAGGGGCAGTACAAGCTTGAGCAAGGCGGTCGGGAAGTGTTTCTCAAACCAGGTGAAATGACGATATACGATGCTACTGAGCCACATCGTGTTACTACTCCCGGGCTGTTCTCCAAGATTTTAATTTCTATTCCCCGTTTTTTGCTTGACGAACGCATTGCCAATATCAGCAGGCTGACTGCAACCAGGCTATCCACTGTGCATGGTGCGGGAGCTATTACTGCCTCGATGATTTCATCTATCGTCAATCAATTAGAAAAACTGGATGAAGCCTCTTTTCAGGCACTATCAGAACCGGTGTTGGAGCTGTTTACCTTATCGTTACAGGAAGTTGTGGGAAAAACAAAGCAAATGTCCCACCATCGGAGCCAGGCATTAATACGGGTTAAACAGTTTATTGCCTGCAATCTGACTGATACCGATCTGAAAGCTGAGGTCATTGCCTCTGCCATGGGTTTATCGGTTCGTTACATCAATAATTTATTTAATGAAGAAGACACCTCATTGATGCGTTATCTCACGCAGCAGCGACTGGCACGCAGCCGTCATTATCTGGCCAGCTCGTTATACAGTCATTTGAGCATTACTGAAGTAGCGATGCAAAGTGGTTTCAGCAATATGTCCCATTTCAGCCGAGTATTCCATCTGACTTATGGAATGCCCCCCCGCGCCTATCGCTATCACTACCAAAACAATCATGGAGTGTAA
- a CDS encoding diacylglycerol kinase codes for MNRPSHPHGRKNRGALRFIQSTVYSAQGFRAAFSSEEAFRQELIVCITLTPFAFLLGRNFAEIVVLLGVLVSVLTVELINSAIEVLADTVSAETHPLIGQTKDIASAAVMMVITFAGLVWFGLLLVRLFSH; via the coding sequence ATGAATCGACCAAGCCATCCGCACGGCCGCAAAAATCGCGGCGCACTGCGTTTTATCCAGTCGACTGTGTACTCGGCACAGGGGTTTCGTGCAGCCTTTTCCAGCGAAGAAGCCTTCCGCCAGGAATTGATTGTCTGCATCACGCTCACGCCCTTTGCCTTCCTGCTGGGGCGCAATTTTGCTGAGATCGTTGTGTTGCTGGGGGTATTGGTCAGCGTCCTGACGGTAGAGCTTATCAATTCGGCCATCGAAGTGCTGGCCGATACGGTTAGTGCAGAAACGCACCCGCTGATTGGCCAGACCAAGGATATTGCCAGCGCTGCGGTCATGATGGTAATTACTTTCGCCGGTCTGGTCTGGTTTGGTTTGCTCTTAGTTCGTCTGTTTTCACATTAA
- a CDS encoding AMP-binding protein, translated as MTQAQLCANRSAQPTPGPEDCAAEKLKSGETVGSLMWNHHVHLEAYFGVPAAGGVLHTINHRLSPDDQVYIINHARDKILIVDDVLLPQLLEILPRLETVEKVIINQYGLEDAAGFATYEAWLDEPVPSGVTLPEIAEDSPASMCYTGGSTGRPKGVVYSHRGLVMHAFSQAMVDGYGVSRNDTVLAVVPMFHGNGWGLPFSCALTGAKLVLPGPKVDPQSLLALMQAEQVTFSAGVPTVWQELARSLEQATATATPANLCPMTIITGGAAPPQHLFDRLAHFGITLLQGWGMTETASVITVSRPQPKHNKAVDLASGDWRLSQGKPMAIVDIRIVSEGNVLAHDGRSIGEVQVRGACVTNKYFELNLPGRWTEDGWLCTGDIGHIDPGGNLKVLERKEDLIKSGGEWIPPQDLEDALLELPEIIECTVIGIPHEKWGERPLALMVLAQGATIEDEALRLHLLGRFAKWQLPQAFVSVASIPRTAVGKIARRQLREAYADWPNRAMETASQSPHHVCAED; from the coding sequence ATTACGCAGGCACAGCTATGCGCAAATCGCAGCGCGCAGCCGACGCCTGGCCCTGAGGACTGCGCCGCTGAAAAGCTCAAGTCAGGGGAAACCGTCGGCTCCCTGATGTGGAATCATCATGTCCACCTGGAAGCATACTTCGGCGTGCCGGCCGCCGGTGGCGTGCTGCATACCATTAACCACCGCCTCTCACCTGATGACCAGGTCTACATTATCAACCATGCCAGGGACAAAATCCTGATCGTCGATGATGTGTTGCTGCCCCAGCTCCTGGAGATACTGCCGCGACTCGAAACGGTGGAAAAGGTCATCATCAACCAATACGGGCTTGAGGACGCTGCAGGTTTTGCAACGTACGAGGCTTGGCTGGACGAGCCAGTGCCGTCTGGCGTGACACTGCCCGAGATAGCAGAGGATTCGCCGGCGAGTATGTGCTACACCGGCGGCTCCACCGGCCGCCCCAAAGGGGTGGTGTATTCTCACCGCGGCCTGGTCATGCATGCCTTCTCACAGGCCATGGTCGATGGTTATGGCGTAAGCCGTAACGACACGGTTCTGGCCGTTGTCCCCATGTTTCACGGCAATGGCTGGGGCCTTCCCTTTTCTTGCGCACTGACCGGGGCCAAGCTTGTTCTGCCCGGCCCTAAGGTCGACCCTCAGAGCTTGCTGGCGCTCATGCAGGCGGAGCAGGTCACGTTTTCAGCAGGGGTGCCAACGGTTTGGCAAGAACTTGCGCGCAGCCTGGAGCAAGCGACTGCAACTGCGACACCGGCCAATCTCTGCCCGATGACCATCATAACGGGCGGCGCCGCACCCCCGCAGCACCTGTTTGACCGTCTTGCGCATTTTGGCATCACACTGCTTCAAGGATGGGGGATGACCGAAACAGCAAGCGTCATTACGGTAAGCAGACCTCAGCCCAAACACAACAAAGCAGTAGACCTGGCGAGTGGTGATTGGCGCCTGAGCCAGGGCAAGCCGATGGCCATTGTTGATATTCGGATCGTATCGGAGGGGAACGTACTCGCACATGACGGACGCTCGATTGGCGAAGTCCAGGTGCGAGGCGCATGTGTGACCAACAAGTACTTTGAACTGAACTTGCCTGGCCGCTGGACCGAAGATGGATGGTTGTGCACCGGCGATATCGGCCACATCGACCCTGGCGGTAACCTGAAGGTACTGGAAAGAAAGGAAGACCTGATCAAATCGGGCGGCGAATGGATCCCCCCTCAAGACCTGGAAGATGCGCTTCTTGAATTGCCGGAAATTATTGAGTGCACAGTCATCGGCATCCCGCATGAAAAATGGGGTGAACGGCCCCTGGCGTTGATGGTATTGGCGCAAGGCGCCACGATCGAAGACGAAGCACTGCGTTTACATTTGCTTGGCCGATTCGCCAAATGGCAGCTCCCGCAGGCATTCGTTTCGGTCGCTAGTATTCCACGTACCGCCGTGGGCAAGATCGCACGCCGTCAGCTACGTGAAGCGTATGCCGACTGGCCAAACCGGGCAATGGAGACAGCCAGCCAGAGCCCTCATCATGTTTGCGCGGAAGATTGA
- a CDS encoding DUF1097 domain-containing protein yields the protein MTQLNAATFSAFALTTIVLYVLGFFTFIPPWAVFITWACFFHMNGGANRNQAFITTISHMALGATAAWISAIVLLNNPFDSEWGQQLWGPVCIGTIIATLTRMGTIALFSVTPAIIYGYASIFAFATTAGLFATEHLLSVSFNNALLAILFSTVVGASAGYINAALVAALVGHESTKASKMESVVSE from the coding sequence ATGACTCAACTCAATGCAGCAACATTCAGCGCGTTTGCACTGACGACCATCGTTCTTTATGTGCTTGGATTCTTCACTTTTATTCCACCGTGGGCCGTGTTCATCACATGGGCTTGTTTCTTTCATATGAATGGCGGGGCCAACCGCAATCAGGCATTCATCACGACCATCAGTCATATGGCGCTCGGCGCAACAGCGGCATGGATATCAGCAATTGTCCTTTTGAACAATCCCTTCGACAGCGAATGGGGTCAGCAACTCTGGGGACCGGTGTGTATCGGTACAATCATTGCGACTCTTACAAGAATGGGAACGATTGCCCTGTTCAGCGTGACTCCGGCAATCATCTACGGATACGCCAGCATTTTTGCTTTTGCCACCACGGCGGGATTGTTTGCGACGGAACACCTGCTATCGGTGTCGTTCAATAATGCATTGCTTGCAATATTGTTCAGCACCGTGGTCGGAGCCTCAGCTGGTTATATAAACGCCGCATTAGTTGCCGCTTTGGTCGGACACGAATCGACGAAGGCGTCCAAAATGGAGTCGGTTGTTAGTGAGTGA
- a CDS encoding type 2 periplasmic-binding domain-containing protein: MAPSSPPTGHAQHERGTGFHDIAKFVIYPGIHSTPTGDVSIPIKVWDKLDPETQKILEQSVKDFGQDLAAKLQQADAAVAQKLEARGVQVIDWSAADRKKFRTAAIAVWQKYGDKNDLSRRAVDGQVQFLRSKGLIE; encoded by the coding sequence GTGGCACCATCGAGTCCACCGACTGGGCACGCTCAGCATGAACGAGGAACTGGTTTTCACGACATCGCCAAATTCGTCATCTATCCAGGCATTCACTCTACCCCTACGGGCGACGTCTCTATTCCAATAAAAGTGTGGGACAAACTCGACCCCGAGACGCAGAAAATACTTGAGCAGTCTGTCAAGGATTTTGGTCAGGACCTGGCGGCAAAACTCCAGCAGGCCGATGCTGCGGTCGCGCAAAAGCTTGAGGCGCGGGGCGTGCAGGTCATTGACTGGAGCGCAGCGGATCGCAAGAAGTTCCGTACCGCCGCGATTGCTGTCTGGCAAAAATATGGAGATAAAAATGATTTGTCGCGCCGCGCCGTTGACGGTCAGGTCCAGTTCCTTCGCAGCAAGGGTCTTATTGAGTGA
- a CDS encoding co-chaperone GroES — MALRPLQDRVIIKRLDNERKTSSGIVIPDSAAEKPDQGEVVAVGPGKKTEDGKVIAVDLKVGDKVLFGKYAGQSVKVDGEELLVIREEEILAVVANPPAKTNLPAA, encoded by the coding sequence ATGGCATTGCGTCCTTTGCAAGACCGCGTGATCATCAAGCGCCTCGATAACGAACGTAAAACTTCGTCCGGTATCGTTATCCCTGACAGTGCAGCAGAAAAGCCAGATCAGGGTGAAGTTGTTGCTGTTGGTCCAGGCAAAAAAACAGAAGATGGCAAAGTTATCGCCGTTGACCTGAAAGTAGGCGACAAAGTCCTTTTTGGTAAGTATGCCGGCCAATCCGTCAAAGTTGACGGCGAAGAGCTGCTGGTTATCCGCGAAGAAGAAATCCTCGCAGTAGTCGCTAATCCGCCCGCAAAAACGAACCTGCCCGCTGCTTAA
- a CDS encoding TRAP transporter large permease, translating to MSSEIVSLATVGILLLLLFTGMPLAFATGMTAVVLTLWLFEPETLYFIVSRIFTLMNNYALISVPLFVLMGCILEKAGVVERLFYALHIWSGRLRGGLAVGCLLAATILAAMVGVIGAEIVVLGMVCLPTMLARGYNKHLSVGVICAGGSLGTMLPPSIVLIVYGLVSQTSIGTLFVAAVLPGFLLVALYLAYVLIRCYMNPSLGPLAPPEELELPIMEKIALGRALILPVGLILMVLGALYSGIATPTETAAIGVLGSLIVAGVNGKLNFDAVWDSLRRTGSTVAMLTWIFFGASALVSVYTLAGGTAFLQELITGLPIPPLATVALMMLILMILGCFIDWIGIVLLTMPIFVPVIKALGFDPIWFGILFCMNMQISYLAPPFAPAAFYLKAVAPPNISLGDIFRGIAPFIGLQIIALLLVMFFPKIATWLPSFMG from the coding sequence ATGAGCAGTGAAATCGTTAGCCTCGCAACAGTAGGCATTTTATTGTTGCTTCTTTTCACAGGCATGCCGCTCGCGTTCGCGACGGGGATGACTGCCGTCGTGTTGACGCTTTGGCTTTTCGAACCGGAGACACTGTATTTCATTGTCAGCCGGATCTTCACCTTGATGAATAACTACGCATTGATTTCGGTGCCACTGTTCGTCTTGATGGGGTGCATCCTGGAGAAGGCGGGTGTCGTTGAACGACTATTTTATGCACTGCATATTTGGTCAGGACGCTTGCGCGGAGGATTGGCCGTCGGGTGTCTTCTGGCGGCAACGATACTGGCCGCCATGGTTGGTGTCATCGGCGCTGAGATTGTAGTCCTCGGCATGGTGTGCCTGCCGACCATGTTGGCGCGTGGCTATAACAAGCACCTATCGGTCGGGGTAATTTGTGCCGGTGGATCGCTGGGCACCATGTTGCCGCCCAGTATCGTGCTGATCGTCTACGGCCTGGTTTCGCAGACTTCCATTGGCACCTTGTTTGTCGCTGCCGTTCTGCCCGGGTTCCTGCTCGTTGCACTGTATCTGGCCTATGTGCTTATACGTTGCTACATGAATCCTTCCCTCGGGCCCTTGGCACCGCCCGAAGAGCTCGAACTTCCGATTATGGAGAAGATTGCACTCGGTCGCGCACTGATCTTACCGGTAGGCTTGATACTGATGGTCCTTGGTGCGCTGTACAGCGGCATTGCGACACCCACCGAAACCGCAGCAATAGGCGTTCTGGGCTCGCTGATTGTGGCTGGTGTCAACGGTAAATTGAACTTCGATGCCGTCTGGGACTCGCTGCGACGAACGGGAAGTACCGTGGCCATGTTGACGTGGATTTTCTTTGGCGCCTCCGCATTGGTGTCGGTCTATACGCTGGCGGGCGGCACCGCCTTCCTGCAGGAATTGATCACGGGCTTGCCCATTCCTCCCTTGGCTACCGTTGCGCTCATGATGTTAATCCTCATGATCCTGGGCTGCTTTATTGACTGGATTGGCATCGTGCTGCTCACGATGCCCATTTTTGTGCCGGTCATCAAGGCCTTGGGATTTGACCCTATCTGGTTCGGGATCTTGTTTTGCATGAACATGCAAATCTCCTACCTGGCCCCGCCGTTCGCGCCGGCCGCGTTCTATCTGAAAGCCGTTGCGCCGCCAAATATTTCGCTTGGCGACATCTTTAGAGGCATCGCGCCTTTTATCGGACTTCAGATCATTGCGTTGTTGCTCGTCATGTTCTTCCCGAAGATCGCGACGTGGTTACCGAGCTTCATGGGTTAA
- a CDS encoding pyridoxamine 5'-phosphate oxidase family protein: MQELYGKQHRALQQDFDTVKLADAVNDNIVCTEIGEEHRGFIESREMFFLTTIDHRGYPTCSYKGGNPGFLKIIDSKTLAFPSFDGNGMFLSMGNISINNQVGMLLINFDIPHRIRIHGNASIHRDEESLKMFQGAEIVVFVDIVEMFVNCARYIHRYKRVASAKHVPQDNVPVALPHWKRIEGLQEALPARDKQIADILGGTITPEQYAEMLSKGET, encoded by the coding sequence ATGCAAGAGCTCTATGGCAAACAGCACCGGGCGCTACAACAGGATTTTGATACGGTGAAGCTAGCGGATGCCGTGAACGACAATATCGTTTGCACTGAAATTGGCGAAGAACATCGTGGTTTTATCGAGAGCCGCGAGATGTTTTTCCTGACAACCATCGACCATCGTGGTTATCCCACTTGTTCATACAAAGGGGGAAATCCTGGGTTCCTCAAAATCATCGACAGTAAAACCCTGGCGTTTCCGAGTTTTGACGGAAACGGTATGTTCCTCTCCATGGGGAATATCTCAATCAACAATCAGGTCGGCATGTTGCTGATCAACTTCGACATTCCACATCGCATTCGCATACATGGCAACGCCTCGATTCATCGTGATGAAGAGTCGCTCAAGATGTTTCAAGGCGCGGAGATAGTGGTATTTGTCGATATTGTGGAAATGTTCGTTAACTGTGCACGATACATCCACCGCTACAAGCGCGTCGCCAGCGCAAAGCACGTCCCACAGGACAACGTGCCGGTTGCACTGCCGCACTGGAAACGGATAGAGGGCCTGCAGGAAGCCCTGCCAGCCAGGGATAAGCAGATCGCCGATATCTTGGGTGGCACGATCACCCCGGAACAATATGCCGAGATGCTTAGTAAAGGCGAGACCTGA
- a CDS encoding type 2 periplasmic-binding domain-containing protein yields MKLFSRNTYASLAIALAATLPTQASADKSQTWRVQSLWQSGTVTQLAFERWAKDVTQKTNGKIKVTPLPTGAIVGPNETFDAVARGILNGQHPATVYWSGKNPAFAVLGDLNAAYDDPKLAYEYFYEHGGLELLREAYKPYGLYPIGAVWWGAESLPTTRKVASPEDLAGLKIRLPQGMSSDLFASFKAVPINLPGSEVFSALDSGTIESTDWARSA; encoded by the coding sequence ATGAAATTATTTTCACGTAATACGTACGCGTCGCTGGCCATTGCGCTGGCTGCAACGCTACCCACGCAGGCATCAGCAGATAAATCCCAGACCTGGCGTGTCCAGAGCTTGTGGCAGTCTGGTACCGTCACTCAACTGGCGTTTGAGCGCTGGGCCAAAGACGTCACGCAAAAGACCAATGGCAAGATCAAGGTCACGCCCTTGCCAACCGGCGCGATAGTGGGACCCAACGAAACATTCGATGCCGTTGCCAGAGGCATCCTCAATGGCCAGCATCCGGCAACCGTCTACTGGAGCGGCAAGAATCCGGCATTTGCCGTGCTGGGCGACTTGAACGCTGCGTACGATGATCCCAAGCTTGCCTACGAGTATTTCTATGAACATGGTGGACTGGAGCTGTTGCGTGAAGCATATAAGCCCTATGGCCTTTATCCCATCGGCGCGGTGTGGTGGGGGGCAGAATCCCTGCCCACGACGCGTAAAGTGGCTTCGCCGGAAGACCTGGCCGGCCTGAAAATTCGTCTTCCCCAAGGCATGTCCTCAGACCTGTTTGCCAGCTTCAAAGCGGTGCCAATCAATCTACCCGGTTCCGAAGTTTTCAGTGCGCTCGATAGTGGCACCATCGAGTCCACCGACTGGGCACGCTCAGCATGA
- the groL gene encoding chaperonin GroEL (60 kDa chaperone family; promotes refolding of misfolded polypeptides especially under stressful conditions; forms two stacked rings of heptamers to form a barrel-shaped 14mer; ends can be capped by GroES; misfolded proteins enter the barrel where they are refolded when GroES binds), which yields MAAKQVLFGDDARVRIVRGVNILANAVKTTLGPKGRNVVLERSFGAPTVTKDGVSVAKEIELKDKFENIGAQLVKEVASKTSDNAGDGTTTATVLAQSVVEEGLKYVAAGINPMDLKRGIDKAVAAAVAELQSLSRPCTTSKEIAQVGSISANSDSSIGDIIANAMDKVGKEGVITVEDGKSLDNELDVVEGMQFDRGYLSPYFINNQDKQVSALEDPYVLIFDKKISNIRDLLPILEQVAKSSRPLLIIAEDVEGEALATLVVNNIRGILKTTAVKAPGFGDRRKAMLEDIAILTGGTVISEETGMSLEKATIEDLGQAKRIEVGKENTIIIDGAGVSANIESRVKQIRTQIEEATSDYDREKLQERVAKLAGGVAVIRVGAATEVEMKEKKARVEDALHATRAAVEEGIVPGGGVALIRAKKAIEKIKGDNADQDAGIKLILRAVEAPLRTIVANAGDEPSVVVAKVAAGEGNYGYNAATGEYGDLVEQGVLDPTKVTRTALQNAASVASLLLTTEAAVCEIVEDKPAPAMPDMGGMGGMGGMGGF from the coding sequence ATGGCTGCTAAGCAAGTACTATTCGGTGACGACGCACGTGTGCGCATCGTCCGTGGTGTAAACATTCTGGCAAACGCTGTTAAGACAACACTGGGCCCTAAAGGCCGTAACGTTGTTCTGGAGCGCTCATTCGGCGCCCCTACCGTTACAAAAGACGGTGTATCTGTTGCCAAAGAAATCGAACTGAAAGACAAATTTGAAAACATCGGCGCTCAGCTGGTTAAAGAAGTTGCTTCCAAAACATCTGACAACGCTGGTGACGGTACCACAACAGCAACTGTGCTGGCTCAGTCTGTGGTTGAAGAAGGCCTCAAATACGTAGCTGCCGGTATCAACCCAATGGATCTGAAACGCGGTATCGACAAGGCTGTTGCAGCCGCTGTTGCAGAACTGCAATCACTGTCTCGCCCATGCACAACCAGCAAGGAAATTGCTCAGGTTGGTTCCATCTCTGCCAACAGCGACAGCTCTATTGGCGACATCATCGCCAATGCCATGGACAAAGTAGGCAAAGAAGGCGTGATCACTGTTGAAGACGGTAAATCACTGGACAACGAGCTGGACGTCGTCGAAGGTATGCAATTTGACCGTGGCTACCTGTCTCCTTACTTCATCAACAACCAGGACAAACAAGTTTCTGCCCTGGAAGATCCATATGTTCTGATTTTCGACAAGAAAATCAGCAACATCCGTGATCTGCTGCCTATCCTGGAACAAGTTGCCAAATCAAGCCGTCCTCTGCTGATCATCGCTGAAGACGTTGAAGGCGAAGCCCTGGCAACACTGGTTGTGAACAACATCCGCGGCATCCTGAAAACCACTGCAGTCAAAGCACCTGGTTTTGGCGACCGTCGCAAAGCCATGCTGGAAGACATCGCCATCCTGACTGGCGGTACCGTGATCTCTGAAGAAACCGGTATGTCTCTGGAAAAAGCCACGATCGAAGATCTGGGCCAGGCCAAACGTATCGAAGTAGGCAAAGAAAACACCATCATCATTGACGGTGCAGGCGTTAGCGCAAACATCGAATCTCGTGTTAAACAAATCCGTACACAGATCGAAGAAGCCACTTCTGACTACGATCGCGAAAAACTGCAAGAGCGCGTTGCCAAACTGGCAGGCGGTGTTGCCGTGATCCGTGTTGGTGCTGCAACCGAAGTTGAAATGAAAGAGAAAAAAGCCCGCGTTGAAGATGCTCTGCATGCAACCCGCGCTGCTGTTGAAGAAGGTATCGTTCCTGGCGGTGGCGTAGCACTGATTCGTGCCAAGAAAGCCATTGAAAAAATCAAGGGCGACAATGCTGATCAAGACGCAGGTATCAAACTGATTCTGCGTGCTGTTGAAGCGCCTCTGCGTACGATCGTTGCCAACGCTGGCGACGAGCCAAGCGTTGTTGTAGCTAAAGTTGCTGCCGGTGAAGGCAACTACGGTTACAACGCAGCAACAGGCGAGTACGGCGATCTGGTTGAGCAAGGTGTTCTGGACCCAACCAAAGTGACCCGCACAGCACTGCAAAACGCTGCCTCTGTTGCCAGCCTGCTGCTGACAACTGAAGCCGCTGTTTGCGAAATCGTTGAAGACAAACCTGCTCCTGCCATGCCTGACATGGGTGGTATGGGCGGTATGGGTGGCATGGGCGGATTCTAA
- a CDS encoding GntR family transcriptional regulator: MSTNPSHEKPLKDVAYEALENMIIRGRIRGGSLFSEAELAQQINIGRTPVREALQQLAQVGLVTVLPRRGIMVVDVTIAMQLQVLEIRRPLERLVASCAALRANASQRAAMLELASATEKSAAAGDGDEFLQATRRNHAALEEASGNELIQSVMSLVHARSRRFWYIHYERWGDLSAAGAAHANLMRSISLGNEADAVQNADRLVDYLEQFCRSTIESYGKK; the protein is encoded by the coding sequence ATGAGTACAAACCCTTCACATGAAAAGCCTTTAAAAGACGTCGCCTACGAAGCGCTCGAAAACATGATCATCCGAGGCCGGATTCGAGGCGGCAGCCTGTTTTCCGAGGCAGAACTGGCACAACAGATCAACATTGGCCGCACGCCGGTAAGGGAGGCTTTGCAGCAGTTGGCACAAGTCGGTCTGGTTACCGTCTTGCCTCGGCGGGGAATCATGGTGGTGGATGTCACCATCGCAATGCAGTTGCAAGTGCTTGAAATCCGGCGTCCGCTAGAGCGATTGGTGGCAAGTTGCGCCGCCCTGCGGGCCAACGCCAGCCAACGCGCTGCCATGCTTGAACTGGCCTCGGCAACAGAGAAGAGCGCCGCGGCTGGCGACGGCGACGAGTTCCTCCAGGCAACGCGTCGCAACCACGCTGCTCTGGAAGAAGCCTCGGGAAACGAGCTCATTCAAAGTGTGATGTCCCTGGTCCATGCGCGCTCCCGGCGATTTTGGTATATCCACTACGAGCGCTGGGGCGATCTGAGTGCCGCCGGCGCCGCGCATGCCAACTTGATGCGTAGCATCTCGCTTGGGAATGAAGCGGACGCCGTCCAGAATGCAGACCGGCTTGTTGATTATCTGGAGCAGTTTTGCCGCTCGACTATTGAGTCATACGGCAAGAAATGA
- a CDS encoding TRAP transporter small permease subunit, producing MRFISNLNQKIGDYASAIYFVVFVVMIYDVIVRYIYHTPTEWALEFVIMVVGIHYVISGAHAIKNNTHVRIDVIYNLLPVHMRRWMDVLAHLLAIVYLSIIVYYGVEQALPAIEMGERSGGGWNSLAPTYMKIAIPIGAALMVLQSIVSFIDSVKGVRNEQ from the coding sequence ATGCGATTCATCAGTAACCTGAACCAAAAGATCGGGGACTACGCAAGTGCCATTTACTTCGTGGTCTTCGTTGTCATGATCTACGACGTCATCGTCCGTTATATCTATCACACGCCCACCGAGTGGGCACTGGAATTTGTCATCATGGTGGTCGGGATTCACTACGTAATCTCCGGTGCCCATGCCATTAAAAACAACACGCATGTGCGCATCGACGTCATCTACAACCTGCTGCCGGTACACATGCGGCGCTGGATGGATGTCTTGGCACATCTGCTGGCCATCGTTTATCTATCGATCATTGTTTATTACGGAGTTGAACAGGCATTACCCGCGATTGAAATGGGAGAACGCTCCGGTGGCGGATGGAATTCGCTCGCCCCGACGTACATGAAGATCGCGATTCCTATTGGCGCTGCCTTAATGGTCCTGCAAAGCATCGTCTCCTTCATTGATTCTGTAAAGGGTGTCCGTAATGAGCAGTGA
- a CDS encoding FitA-like ribbon-helix-helix domain-containing protein, giving the protein MASVTIRHIPDEVHRALRLRAAKHGRSTEAEIRSILEQAARPEGRLQLGSLMTSIVQEAGGLTEAEVEHFEELRDKTPAEPMGFE; this is encoded by the coding sequence ATGGCATCGGTCACTATCCGACATATCCCCGATGAAGTTCATCGTGCATTACGCCTTCGTGCCGCCAAACATGGGCGCAGCACCGAAGCTGAGATCCGCAGTATCCTTGAACAGGCAGCCAGACCAGAAGGGCGTCTTCAACTCGGTTCGTTAATGACCAGCATTGTCCAGGAAGCCGGCGGATTGACTGAGGCAGAGGTGGAGCATTTTGAAGAGCTTCGTGACAAAACACCAGCCGAGCCTATGGGGTTTGAATGA